From a region of the Garciella nitratireducens DSM 15102 genome:
- a CDS encoding transposon-encoded TnpW family protein, translating into MENQINSRTTKSDIEGTVYVVESRISDSAKESAYSKLKRLITVNAKSLSKLSDSSYKPTEINSTSSR; encoded by the coding sequence ATGGAAAACCAAATTAACAGCCGCACAACCAAATCCGATATCGAAGGTACGGTCTATGTGGTGGAATCACGAATAAGTGATTCAGCAAAGGAGAGTGCATATTCCAAGCTGAAACGACTGATTACAGTCAACGCAAAAAGCCTTTCAAAGTTATCAGATAGTTCATATAAACCCACGGAAATCAACTCGACTTCTTCAAGGTAG